In Cucumis sativus cultivar 9930 unplaced genomic scaffold, Cucumber_9930_V3 scaffold54, whole genome shotgun sequence, the following proteins share a genomic window:
- the LOC116406023 gene encoding E3 ubiquitin-protein ligase UPL6-like encodes LKTCPPQIRQQSSHFLRGIQQLIQKEWINMFNEHEFQLSISGSLDNLDVDDLRTHTTYSSGYHREHYVIEMFWEVIKSFSMENQKKFLKFVTGYSRGPLRILIILNYLFWFPLRG; translated from the exons ttgaaaacatGTCCTCCTCAGATACGACAGCAAAGTTCTCATTTTTTGAGAGGGATTCAGCAGCTTATACAGAAAGAATGGATCAACATGTTCAATGAGCATGAATTCCAG CTTTCAATATCAGGTTCACTGGACAACTTGGATGTTGATGACCTACGGACACATACTACTTATTCAAGTGGTTATCATAGG GAGCATTATGTCATTGAGATGTTTTGGGAAGTTATCAAAAGTTTCTCAAtggaaaaccaaaagaaatttctgaA GTTTGTAACTGGTTACTCTCGAGGACCACTTCGTATCCtcattattcttaattatttgttttggtttccCTTAAGGGGATAA
- the LOC116406017 gene encoding E3 ubiquitin-protein ligase UPL6-like, whose translation MNDYFISQAVIENTRANDIHKRVPFLVPLTSRVKIFTTQLAAARQRNGSLAVFARNRFRIRRNHILEDAFSQMSALSEVDLRGSIRVSFVNEFGVEEAGIDGGGIFKDVMENITRQPLTCSMVYLRLSRHSLLLAWHGFVNPVVLLDNMKRDETAIVV comes from the exons ATGaatgattatttcatttctcag gcAGTGATAGAAAATACCAGAGCAAATGATATACACAAGCGAGTTCCCTTTTTAGTACCGCTTACTAGCAGGGTTAAGATTTTCACT ACACAACTAGCAGCAGCTAGGCAAAGGAATGGATCTCTTGCTGTTTTTGCCAGAAACCGGTTTAGAATTCGACGAAATCATATATTGGAAGATGCTTTCAGTCAGATGAGTGCATTGTCTGAAGTTGATCTTCGAGGATCG ATACGTGtgtcttttgttaatgaatttggAGTTGAGGAGGCAGGAATTGATGGTGgtggtatttttaaagatgtcaTGGAGAACATTACACGGCAGCCTTTGACGTGCAGTATGGTTTATTTAAGGTTATCACGACATTCCTTATTATTAGCATGGCATGGCTTTGTTAATCCTGTAGTATTATTGGATAACATGAAGCGTGATGAGACAGCCATAGTTGTTTGA
- the LOC116406016 gene encoding chaperone protein dnaJ 49-like, translating to MEYDHTVFVDQYQHQQQNARHRRSETNHDSSENKIDPNGGRESQQKTESDGRGPKFFIILLMLPLLIYLLAYMPFPEPEYSLHENQSYSIPMVTEKHGVEFFVKSSNFDVRYPLGSPARAEIENSVIRDYRNLVSRYCDVELQDSSGIKSPNSSLCKAE from the coding sequence atggAATATGATCACACGGTTTTTGTTGATCAGTATCAGCACCAACAGCAGAATGCAAGGCATCGGAGAAGTGAAACGAATCATGATTCgtctgaaaataaaattgatccCAACGGAGGTAGGGAAAGCCAACAGAAGACTGAATCTGATGGGAGAGGTcccaaattttttatcattcttcTAATGTTACCATTGTTAATTTACTTGTTGGCTTATATGCCATTTCCAGAGCCTGAATATTCTTTGCATGAAAATCAATCCTATAGTATTCCTATGGTTACAGAGAAACATGGCGtggaattttttgtcaaatcatcaaattttgatgtaaGATATCCTCTTGGAAGCCCAGCTCGAGCTGAAATAGAGAACAGTGTGATAAGGGATTATCGAAACCTTGTTTCGCGTTATTGTGACGTAGAACTCCAAGACTCCAGTGGAATAAAATCTCCCAACTCCTCACTGTGCAAAGCTGAATAA